One window from the genome of Candidatus Methylomirabilota bacterium encodes:
- the ftsZ gene encoding cell division protein FtsZ, whose protein sequence is MEHPRAGRPVFELEEARDNAKIKVIGLGGGGSNAINRMMEARFTGVEFIVANTDSQALRASPAPIKLQLGARLTQGLGAGSDPEIGKNAALEDREQIKKLLEGADMVFVTAGLGGGTGTGSAPIVAATAKELGILTVAVVTKPFAFEGRRRAQQAEAGLTELRGVVDTLITIPNQRLLAVVDRGTPLVEAFRIADTVLLQAVQGISDLILVPGLINLDFADVRTIMAGMGMALMGTGVGKGEHRAVEAAQKAVASPLLDETSIDGARGILMNFTGGPDLSLHEVEEAARIVQEAGHEEAHIIFGAVIDPSLQDEVRITVIATGFIERKESNQPAGKVVDMARAPRSGAAAPANHWRRRVPADARADADMPTEEDLDVPAFLRRQAD, encoded by the coding sequence ATGGAGCATCCACGGGCAGGGCGGCCGGTATTCGAGCTCGAGGAGGCGAGGGACAACGCCAAGATCAAAGTCATCGGACTTGGCGGCGGCGGATCCAACGCCATCAACCGCATGATGGAGGCCCGCTTCACCGGCGTCGAGTTCATCGTGGCGAATACGGACTCGCAGGCCCTCCGCGCCTCGCCCGCTCCCATCAAGCTCCAGCTCGGGGCGCGACTGACCCAGGGGCTGGGCGCCGGTAGCGATCCCGAGATCGGCAAGAATGCCGCTCTGGAAGACCGCGAGCAGATCAAGAAGCTCCTCGAGGGCGCCGACATGGTCTTCGTGACGGCGGGCCTCGGGGGCGGCACGGGCACGGGCTCGGCGCCCATCGTGGCCGCGACGGCCAAGGAGCTGGGCATCCTCACCGTCGCCGTCGTCACCAAGCCTTTCGCCTTCGAGGGCCGGCGCCGCGCGCAGCAGGCGGAGGCGGGCTTGACCGAGCTGCGCGGCGTGGTGGACACGCTCATCACGATTCCCAACCAGCGGCTCCTCGCCGTGGTGGATCGCGGCACCCCGCTCGTCGAAGCCTTCAGGATCGCCGACACAGTGCTGCTCCAGGCCGTGCAGGGCATCTCGGATCTCATCCTCGTGCCCGGGCTCATCAACCTCGACTTCGCCGACGTCCGCACGATCATGGCGGGCATGGGCATGGCCCTCATGGGCACGGGCGTGGGCAAGGGCGAGCACCGGGCGGTCGAAGCCGCGCAGAAGGCCGTGGCGAGCCCGCTCCTCGATGAGACCTCGATAGACGGCGCGCGCGGCATCCTCATGAACTTCACGGGCGGCCCCGACCTCTCCCTGCACGAGGTGGAGGAGGCGGCGCGGATCGTCCAGGAGGCGGGACACGAAGAGGCCCACATCATCTTCGGTGCCGTCATCGACCCGAGCCTCCAGGACGAGGTGCGGATCACGGTGATCGCCACCGGCTTCATCGAGCGGAAGGAGTCCAACCAGCCCGCCGGGAAGGTCGTGGACATGGCCCGCGCTCCCCGAAGCGGCGCCGCCGCCCCGGCCAATCACTGGCGGCGGCGGGTGCCGGCCGATGCCCGCGCCGATGCCGACATGCCGACCGAAGAGGACCTGGATGTTCCGGCTTTTTTGAGGAGGCAGGCCGACTAG
- the mscL gene encoding large conductance mechanosensitive channel protein MscL: MLREFKEFIMRGNVVELAIAVVIGTAFGKIVASFVGDILMPPIGLLLGQADVSSLFISLTSTKYPTVAAAKAAGAPTLNYGAFLQSIVDFVIVAFAVFLFIRQVTRLFPPAPAPVTTRPCPLCLMPIPVKATRCGHCTAQVAGG, encoded by the coding sequence ATGCTGAGAGAGTTCAAAGAGTTCATCATGCGGGGCAATGTGGTGGAGCTCGCCATCGCCGTGGTGATAGGCACGGCCTTCGGCAAGATCGTCGCGTCCTTCGTGGGCGATATTCTCATGCCGCCCATCGGTCTGCTCCTGGGCCAGGCCGATGTGTCCAGCCTCTTTATCAGTCTGACGAGCACGAAGTATCCGACGGTGGCCGCGGCCAAGGCAGCGGGCGCCCCCACGCTCAACTATGGCGCCTTCCTGCAGTCCATCGTGGACTTCGTCATCGTCGCCTTCGCCGTCTTCCTTTTCATCAGGCAGGTCACCCGGCTCTTCCCACCCGCTCCCGCTCCCGTGACGACACGACCGTGTCCGCTCTGCCTCATGCCGATCCCTGTCAAGGCGACGCGGTGCGGTCACTGCACCGCCCAGGTCGCAGGCGGCTGA
- a CDS encoding cell division protein FtsQ/DivIB: MRGRRAVLSPRGGTLRLGDLAEPLAAMTGQRLDRKRKRQRALRCARRVGAWCGASLLGALLVVAAAWESRWLLGAAPFAVERVEVIGEEHLSADAIVKASGIARGQNLWTLDARRAVAGIEALPLVRHVELIRAFPNRVTLLVEERRPFTLVQAAGKLVWVDEHGVAVSAGARPVVVAAPVISGLSPADLAPIGRVPSDRMATGLSLIRTLMRAQSSLLSEISEVDVSRPEGPVLYMVDGVEVRLGRDDWEGRLGRLQRVAAQLRATNQAVASIDLRFRDQVVLRTAAR, encoded by the coding sequence ATGAGAGGCCGTCGCGCCGTCCTCTCGCCCCGCGGGGGGACCCTGCGCCTCGGCGACCTCGCGGAGCCACTCGCCGCCATGACCGGCCAGCGGCTCGACCGCAAGCGAAAGCGCCAGCGCGCCCTCCGATGCGCGCGTCGCGTCGGGGCGTGGTGCGGCGCCAGCCTCTTGGGGGCGCTCCTCGTGGTGGCGGCGGCATGGGAGTCGCGATGGCTGCTGGGCGCGGCCCCGTTCGCGGTGGAGCGCGTGGAGGTGATCGGGGAGGAGCATCTCTCCGCCGACGCCATCGTGAAGGCCTCGGGTATCGCGCGGGGCCAGAATCTGTGGACGCTCGACGCGCGCCGGGCCGTGGCGGGCATCGAGGCCCTGCCGCTCGTGCGCCACGTCGAGCTGATCCGCGCCTTTCCCAACCGCGTCACCCTCCTCGTCGAAGAGCGGCGCCCGTTCACGCTCGTCCAGGCCGCGGGCAAGCTCGTGTGGGTCGACGAGCACGGCGTGGCGGTGTCGGCGGGGGCGCGCCCGGTGGTGGTGGCGGCGCCCGTGATTTCCGGTCTGAGCCCCGCCGACCTCGCGCCGATCGGCCGGGTGCCCTCTGACCGCATGGCCACCGGACTGTCGCTCATACGTACGCTCATGCGCGCGCAGAGCTCGCTCTTGAGCGAGATCTCCGAGGTCGACGTCAGCCGGCCCGAGGGGCCCGTGCTCTACATGGTGGACGGCGTCGAGGTCAGGCTCGGCCGGGACGACTGGGAAGGCCGGCTCGGGCGCCTCCAGCGGGTGGCCGCGCAGCTGCGCGCGACCAACCAGGCCGTCGCGTCCATCGACCTGCGCTTCCGCGATCAGGTCGTGCTGAGAACGGCGGCGAGGTAG
- the murB gene encoding UDP-N-acetylmuramate dehydrogenase — translation MLGEIRGEVRFKEPLSFHTSLRIGGPADIFIVPQDVEDIRLALGFAEREQLPVEIVGGGNNLLVRDRGIRGVVLKLEGCLGRADFNGEEAVAGAGVGLSALIREAAALNLGGIECLVGIPATIGGAVAMNAGTPDGWIGDFISAVYFLHPDGTLGEFKPNNGSFGHRAFSAPPGAVLVGARLQLHRRPQADIQKDMRQRLKVKKATQPLALASAGCVWKNPQSEVAARLIEKVGLKGKRFNGAEISAKHANFIVNRGGAMAGDILALMEMTRERVQAHFGLTLEPEIRIMGDK, via the coding sequence ATGCTCGGAGAGATTCGGGGCGAGGTGCGGTTCAAGGAACCCCTCAGCTTCCATACCTCCTTGCGCATCGGGGGGCCCGCGGACATCTTCATCGTCCCCCAGGACGTCGAGGACATCCGGCTGGCCCTGGGCTTCGCCGAGCGCGAGCAGCTGCCCGTCGAGATCGTGGGCGGCGGCAATAACCTCCTGGTCCGCGACCGCGGCATCCGTGGCGTGGTGCTCAAGCTCGAGGGTTGCCTCGGGCGCGCCGACTTCAATGGCGAGGAGGCCGTGGCGGGCGCCGGGGTGGGTCTCTCCGCCTTGATCCGGGAGGCGGCCGCCCTGAACCTCGGCGGGATCGAGTGCCTGGTGGGCATTCCCGCCACCATCGGGGGCGCCGTGGCCATGAACGCGGGCACGCCCGATGGCTGGATCGGCGACTTCATCTCCGCCGTGTACTTCCTGCATCCGGACGGCACCCTCGGCGAGTTCAAGCCCAACAACGGCAGCTTCGGCCACCGCGCCTTCTCCGCGCCTCCCGGAGCCGTGCTGGTGGGGGCGCGGCTGCAGCTCCACCGTCGCCCCCAGGCCGACATCCAGAAGGACATGCGGCAGCGCCTCAAGGTGAAGAAGGCGACCCAGCCCTTGGCCCTCGCCTCCGCGGGATGCGTGTGGAAGAACCCGCAGAGCGAGGTGGCGGCCCGCCTGATCGAAAAGGTCGGCTTGAAGGGCAAGCGGTTCAACGGCGCCGAGATTTCGGCCAAGCACGCCAACTTCATCGTCAACCGGGGTGGGGCCATGGCGGGGGACATCCTGGCCCTGATGGAGATGACCCGCGAGCGCGTGCAGGCGCACTTCGGCCTCACCCTCGAGCCGGAGATCCGGATCATGGGGGACAAGTGA
- the ftsA gene encoding cell division protein FtsA, giving the protein MARSRGRQLIAGLDVGTTKICCVIAEWSSIGTLDIVGVGTSPSRGLRKGVVVNIDSTVESIKQAVGDAEEMAGVEIASVIAGVAGGHIRGINSRGVVAVSGKHREVSQADVERALDAARAINLPQDREIIHVLPQTYLVDDQDGVKEPLGMSGVRLEVEVHLVTGATSSVRNVVRSVNRAGLQVQDIVLEPLASAEAVLSEEEKELGILLIDLGGGTTDAALFRDGAVWYTGILPLGGDHISNDVAVGLRTPTAEAEELKKRHGCALTALVREDEVISVPSVGGRKARELSRQICSEIIQPRVEEIFTLVARELAKAGLEDAAAAGVVVTGGTAIMQGVPELAEQIFDLPVRRGLPTGIGGLHDVVQSPIHSTGVGLALYGARGRRAGGAAEEAGATSGSGMRRRLRDWFGELF; this is encoded by the coding sequence ATGGCGAGATCGAGAGGACGGCAGCTCATCGCGGGGCTCGACGTGGGAACGACCAAGATCTGCTGCGTCATCGCGGAGTGGTCGTCCATCGGAACCCTCGACATCGTCGGGGTGGGGACGAGCCCCTCCCGGGGCCTGCGCAAGGGCGTGGTCGTCAATATCGACTCGACCGTGGAGAGCATCAAGCAGGCGGTGGGTGACGCGGAGGAGATGGCGGGAGTCGAGATCGCGAGCGTCATCGCGGGCGTGGCGGGCGGGCATATCCGCGGCATCAACAGCCGCGGGGTGGTCGCCGTCTCGGGCAAGCACCGAGAGGTCAGCCAAGCCGACGTCGAGCGGGCCCTGGATGCCGCCCGCGCCATCAACCTGCCCCAGGACCGCGAGATCATCCACGTGCTGCCGCAGACCTATCTCGTCGATGATCAGGACGGCGTCAAGGAGCCCCTCGGCATGTCGGGCGTCCGCCTGGAGGTGGAGGTCCACCTCGTCACCGGGGCCACCTCCTCCGTGAGAAACGTGGTCCGGAGCGTCAACCGCGCGGGGCTGCAGGTCCAGGACATCGTGCTGGAGCCGCTCGCCTCCGCGGAGGCCGTGCTCTCCGAGGAAGAGAAGGAGCTGGGCATCCTCCTCATCGATCTGGGCGGCGGCACCACCGACGCGGCCCTCTTCCGCGATGGCGCCGTGTGGTACACGGGCATCCTGCCCCTGGGCGGCGATCACATCTCCAACGATGTCGCGGTCGGCCTGCGCACGCCCACCGCGGAAGCCGAGGAGCTCAAGAAGCGCCATGGGTGCGCCCTCACCGCTCTCGTCCGCGAGGACGAGGTGATCAGCGTGCCCTCCGTGGGCGGGCGCAAGGCGCGGGAGCTGTCCCGCCAGATCTGCTCGGAGATCATCCAACCGCGCGTCGAGGAGATCTTCACGCTGGTGGCGCGGGAGCTCGCCAAGGCCGGCCTCGAGGACGCGGCGGCGGCGGGCGTCGTCGTCACCGGCGGCACCGCCATCATGCAGGGAGTGCCCGAGCTGGCCGAGCAGATCTTCGACCTGCCCGTGCGGCGCGGGCTGCCCACGGGCATCGGCGGGCTCCACGATGTGGTCCAGAGCCCCATCCACTCTACGGGGGTGGGGCTCGCTCTCTACGGCGCTCGCGGGCGGCGCGCCGGCGGAGCCGCCGAGGAGGCAGGCGCGACCTCAGGGTCGGGCATGAGACGACGGCTGAGGGACTGGTTCGGTGAACTCTTCTAG
- the murC gene encoding UDP-N-acetylmuramate--L-alanine ligase, with product MYKKYQQIHFVGIGGVGMSGIAEVLLNLGYRVTGSDLKRGEIVERLERHGAKIFVSHEPSHVEGAHVVVYSSAVARDNVEVQVARQRGVPVIPRAEMLAELMRLKYAIAIAGTHGKTTTTSMVAAVLGAAGLDPTVVVGGRIHGLGTNARLGRGEFLVAEADESDGSFLKLTPTIAVVTTVDAEHLDHYADLEAIRTAFLAFVNKVPFYGSAVLCLDQPNIQQMIPQIEKRVITYGLESGADLTARRLSFSGVQSQFEVLQRGRTLGPISIQVPGRHNVLNALAAVGVGLDLEVPFERIQQALSAFAGVQRRFQIRGDAAGVLVVDDYGHHPAEIRATLAAAKAGFDRRVITVFQPHRYSRTQALRQEFLTAFYQSDVLIVMDIYAAGEAPIPGVHARDLADGIAAHGHREVLYMDGDRAGIVNYLSESTRPGDLVLTLGAGDVGQLGAELLARLGDMPDPSNRRS from the coding sequence ATGTACAAGAAGTACCAGCAGATTCATTTCGTGGGCATCGGCGGCGTCGGCATGAGCGGGATCGCCGAGGTCCTGCTGAACCTCGGCTATCGCGTCACCGGCTCCGATCTGAAGCGCGGCGAGATCGTGGAGCGGCTCGAGCGACACGGGGCGAAGATCTTCGTCAGCCACGAGCCCAGCCATGTCGAGGGCGCCCACGTGGTCGTCTACTCCTCGGCGGTGGCGCGCGACAACGTCGAGGTCCAGGTGGCGAGGCAGCGCGGCGTGCCCGTCATCCCGCGGGCCGAGATGCTCGCGGAGCTGATGCGGCTCAAGTACGCCATCGCCATCGCGGGTACCCATGGCAAGACCACCACCACCTCCATGGTGGCGGCGGTGCTCGGCGCGGCGGGGCTCGACCCCACCGTGGTCGTGGGCGGTCGTATCCACGGGCTCGGCACCAATGCCCGCCTCGGGCGCGGCGAGTTTCTGGTCGCCGAGGCCGACGAGTCGGACGGCTCTTTCCTCAAGCTCACGCCGACCATCGCCGTGGTGACCACGGTGGACGCCGAGCATCTTGACCACTACGCCGATCTGGAGGCGATCCGGACGGCTTTCCTGGCCTTCGTCAACAAGGTGCCGTTCTACGGTTCGGCCGTGCTCTGCCTCGACCAGCCCAATATCCAGCAGATGATCCCCCAGATCGAGAAGCGTGTGATCACCTACGGGCTCGAGTCGGGGGCCGATCTCACGGCCCGGCGCCTCTCGTTCTCGGGCGTGCAGTCCCAGTTCGAGGTCCTGCAGCGCGGCCGCACCCTGGGGCCGATCTCCATCCAGGTGCCGGGCCGCCACAACGTGCTCAACGCCCTCGCCGCCGTCGGCGTCGGCCTCGATCTCGAGGTGCCCTTCGAGCGCATCCAGCAGGCCCTGAGCGCCTTCGCGGGCGTTCAGCGCCGCTTCCAGATCCGCGGCGATGCCGCGGGCGTCCTCGTGGTGGATGACTACGGGCATCACCCCGCCGAGATTCGCGCCACCCTGGCCGCCGCCAAGGCCGGGTTCGACCGGCGCGTCATCACGGTATTCCAGCCTCACCGGTACTCACGGACCCAAGCCCTGCGGCAGGAGTTCCTCACCGCGTTCTACCAGTCCGACGTGCTGATCGTGATGGACATCTACGCGGCGGGCGAGGCGCCGATTCCCGGCGTCCATGCGCGCGACCTCGCCGACGGCATCGCCGCCCATGGACACCGCGAGGTGCTCTACATGGATGGGGACCGCGCCGGCATCGTCAACTATCTCTCCGAATCCACGCGTCCCGGCGATCTCGTGCTCACCCTCGGCGCTGGCGATGTGGGCCAGCTCGGGGCGGAGCTGCTCGCGCGCCTGGGCGACATGCCTGACCCGTCCAACAGGAGGAGCTAA
- the pgeF gene encoding peptidoglycan editing factor PgeF gives MTAPDFRGDPPSHYLCSLLEEAGLPHLFTTRHFPGISAFREPGPPLGAGAQVLLEANALAVQPSAFLKQMHGASVAHVSDGGHAGQADALMTDKPGLPIAVFSADCVPVLLYDPEGRRVAAVHAGWRGTVQGVARAAVDALRSAGGEPEHFLAAIGPSIGPCCYEVDKPVVARLDAAFPGRWGSWVRSKGGGKWMLDLWAANEEQLRNAGMRGDRIANPRLCTGCRDDLFYSYRRGDKGRLVSIAALPLTATP, from the coding sequence ATGACCGCTCCCGATTTTCGCGGCGATCCGCCAAGTCACTACCTCTGCTCGCTGCTCGAGGAGGCCGGACTGCCGCATCTCTTCACGACGCGCCACTTTCCCGGTATCAGCGCTTTCAGGGAGCCCGGCCCGCCGCTTGGCGCCGGAGCCCAGGTCCTCCTCGAGGCCAATGCGCTGGCCGTGCAGCCGTCCGCCTTCCTCAAGCAGATGCACGGAGCGAGCGTGGCGCACGTGAGCGATGGAGGCCATGCCGGGCAGGCCGACGCACTGATGACCGACAAGCCCGGGCTGCCCATCGCGGTGTTTTCCGCCGACTGCGTGCCTGTGCTTCTCTATGATCCCGAGGGGCGCCGGGTGGCCGCCGTGCATGCCGGCTGGCGCGGCACGGTACAGGGCGTCGCGCGGGCCGCGGTGGACGCGCTCAGGAGCGCCGGCGGCGAGCCCGAGCATTTCCTCGCGGCCATCGGACCCTCCATCGGGCCCTGCTGTTACGAGGTGGACAAGCCCGTGGTGGCCCGCCTGGACGCTGCCTTTCCCGGGCGCTGGGGATCATGGGTGAGGAGCAAGGGAGGCGGCAAGTGGATGCTCGACCTCTGGGCGGCCAATGAAGAGCAGCTCCGAAACGCGGGAATGCGTGGTGACCGCATCGCCAATCCGCGCCTGTGCACCGGCTGCCGGGACGATCTCTTCTACTCGTATCGCCGAGGGGACAAGGGGCGACTAGTATCCATCGCCGCCCTTCCGCTGACGGCCACGCCGTAG